TCACAATGTACCTGGGAAGGTGGTCATGAACAGTAGATGTTTCCTCTGAGCAATGTCACATAAAGGAATAGGTGCGATGAGTGGGTCGATCGGTGGGCCAGCATCAATGTAATACCTGAAAGGACGAGAGACAGTTACAAGCTTGTTTCAATGTCGGGCCAATCTTTTGCAAACAACCAATACTTGTCAATCAGAGGCAATGCATTTTGAAACGGAGAGAAATGTATACCTTCAAAGGTTGACAAGGGTCCCTCTTCTGTCAGGATAAGATCAGATCTCTCATAACGATATCGATCCGCTTCTCTGGAATGTGGAGTTGGAACGGGGATATCGTAGACAAAAAAACCCCTGGGGAAAGTGATACCAAGTCTGATAGGACAGTTGGACAAGTATCAAAGCAACAAGAGCCAACATCAACTCAGACAGTGAGCATGTGAGACTTTGATCAGGCTCAGTCCGGGATATGTCCACCCACAACAAAACACGCTGCTATCGGCGTTTCCCAAGAGATGTCCAGCGCTCGCGCGTGACTAGCTAAAGAGTGGGTcctatttctgttttggCACAACCGCATGGAGTCATAAGAGTTCGCAACTCGATATTTGACGCTCGGGAGATAGCAGTTAAGATATGATCAAACCTCAAAGGAGGCTACATAACGACCAATTCTTCTTATCTTGCGCTGCCTTCATATCTTACAAGTTGCAGCTGAACCAAGTTGAGGGAGAATCTACATTGGGCTACGTAAATACAGTGACACTAGTCTATCTCGGTAATGAGCTGATAACTTGCATATAAAGGGGCAGCGATGCTCTGGAGGAGGCAGTCAACTCTGCTTATAGGGAAGCAGTGGAGAAGATCGTACTGTAAATGAGTCTGTGAAATGAAGCTTGTATGCATGAGAGTGCTAGGTCTTGTTCGGAGAACTTCCTGAGTACATATCACACGGCGAGATTATGGTCGCGTTTGATCTCATGAACACCTCTTAGTTCCTTGTGCTTCAAGTCCAAGGTAAAAAACGATGGAGTTGCTGATTAAAGGGTATCTTCCAACTAGATTTGCTTTCTGCATCGCTTCTCGCGTTCCTCCAAGGCGTACAAGCATCAGATAAGACCGCCATCTTGCTCTCGGCTCTTAAACCGGTCAATTGTGAAGGTGCGTCCTTCTGTAGTGTGTCGTATTCATGTACCATAGCAATAGATCATTCGTCCAATATGCAGCCCACTCTCAATCGAGACATACCACACGTATTCAGCATGCTCGGGAAGTAGCATGTTTTTGTAGAGGACAGCGGCTGCTCGACGTTTCAACACCGAGTCGTAGGCTCGGTCACACGCTCCGGAAAACTCCGCTAAGTCTTGTGCGCGTCACAGAAGCCGCAGATCATGTATATTTCAAGAGCCATTGTCTATCATGCGTTTTTCGTGCCCTTAACAACCTCGCCTTTCACCTTCGACCAGTCGATATCGTTATCGATCGCCTCATCGACTTCACCGCACAGAACCACATTGTCGCCTCGAATCAAGTAGAGTCCGTGTTCGATCTGCGAGCTCGGCTCGGGGTCATCCGGGGTTCGGATGATCCTTTCAATTGTGTCCAGCAGGACAAGATTCGTCAATTGATCCGTCGACAAGAGTGTCCCTAGTAAAGTGCGGCCGTCGACAGTGAGAATGAGGACTTTTTCTAAGCATTGCAATAATTGGGTTAGCTACATTACTGTAATACATACTTCGCATGGATCCGTTGCCGTATATAAGAAGGCGACTTACTATTGATGTAGGAATGCAGAGACATGATGGCAAGCTGCGACGCCGGGCAAAGATGGCTCAAGTACAAAAAGTTCCGCGTCGTCCGCGGAGCGAGCTGCTCCCTCGGTGCTCCTCGAAAATGGATAGGCAGCCAAGTCCTATGTCAACAGTAAAAAGTCGACAGTAACTAGACTCGGAATTGAAAGCTTCCTCGTCCGCGTTGATAGCAGAGAGATCTGGACAAGTCAGATGAGCTTGGATGATCGGACGTGACCCGTTCAAGTTCAACCTATCGTTGACAACTCTATGATAGAATTGTTCTAGCAAAAATAGAATCTGCAAGGGAAAATTTTGTCCGTGGTTTAGTTCTGAACAAGCACAACAACCCAATTCCGCCTTTCGTATTGAGATGCGACGCTTAATGTATCACCGCTCCGCGACTGTATCTAGTCACGTGCGTGGAGCTTGGCCTAGCTTCGGTTCGGAAATCTGTCTCAAAACACGTCTACTAAAGGGGGAGATTGAAAGTGGCTACGAATTGAATGAGTATAATGTACTAGAAAAATACCTGCAAAAAGATATATCACCAAAAACTATTCGACTGGGATATCATGTACAGGATCTAACGGCTAGCGTGTATATTGACCGCGGATCATCGGTATCTCACATATGCTCAGAAGCAGCGCAGTAACACAGTGCAACCATTTACTTCTCGAAAACACTATCAGCCAGCCGTCCAATTAGCCGCTCAGCGCACTCAAGTCTAATGGTACACTGCTACCTCGCCCAGCACGGTATCGCCGGGGACCTCCCACAAACGGCCGCGGCTTGGGAAGCAGCCCTTCACTCTGGAATTTGAACCGATTGTCTTCCACTCGAATTATTTGGTGCGAGCCCATGTTCTGATGACCCGGCGACAAGCCGCCATTGGTTAGGGTATAAGCACTCGGATCCAAGGTCGAACGGGTCACAGGCTGGCTAGGCGGCGGTGTTGGGGTttgtgctggaggaggtggcggaTGACTGGGGTGTACTGCTGGTGCCGTTGGCGGCGCTGATGgcgggggtggtggtggaggcgcTGATGGGGCAGACGCTgcaggaggaggtggaggaggtaCGGACGGCGCATGGTTACTGTGCCCAAGAGCGTTCCTGGCAGCTTGCACCGCGATAGAAGCTGCCGCTACCCCATTTGTATGAGGTGACgaagctgccgctgccggaggtggaggaggaggggtcGATCGTGCCGGTGCGGGAGGAGGCGGTCGTGGTGCTGAAGATGccggcggaggaggtggtggtgcagCTGGACTCGAAGGAGCagggggtggaggtggaggagctggcgagGGCGGCTTCCTCGACGTCAACGGGGGAGGTGGCAGTTTCGCCGAACCAGGCAAAGGAGGAGGTGCACGTGGAGGTGGAGCATCCGGAGCAGCTTTAATTGATGTAGAGGATGAGACGGTTGAGGAAGGCCTTGAGGCTGGTCTCGGCGGAGGTTTGCGCATATTAGCAACTAGCGGGTTGAGCGGAGGGGCAGACGGCGATTCTGTAGAAGACGGgggcggtggtggcggtggACGAGCACCTGGAGGCTTTGGAGCAGAGGCGAcaggaggtggtggaggtcGCGAAGCCTCCGAGTCTGACAGGTAAGGCGAGTCACGGTTGGCTCCTGTGTCAACTCCGCCCCGACTACGCAATTTGGGCATCCCT
The DNA window shown above is from Aspergillus fumigatus Af293 chromosome 1, whole genome shotgun sequence and carries:
- a CDS encoding putative proline-rich, actin-associated protein Vrp1 — encoded protein: MPPPPPPPPPPGGMGGPPPPPPPSGSLPSRPAKGEVKDRSALLSDITKGTKLKKTVTNDRSAPMIAGGGVKSAAPPVASAPPVPGMPKPSGLAPPVPSANRLRSSSESGGGGDSSTSPAPQLAGLFAGGMPKLRSRGGVDTGANRDSPYLSDSEASRPPPPPVASAPKPPGARPPPPPPPSSTESPSAPPLNPLVANMRKPPPRPASRPSSTVSSSTSIKAAPDAPPPRAPPPLPGSAKLPPPPLTSRKPPSPAPPPPPPAPSSPAAPPPPPPASSAPRPPPPAPARSTPPPPPPAAAASSPHTNGVAAASIAVQAARNALGHSNHAPSVPPPPPPAASAPSAPPPPPPPSAPPTAPAVHPSHPPPPPAQTPTPPPSQPVTRSTLDPSAYTLTNGGLSPGHQNMGSHQIIRVEDNRFKFQSEGLLPKPRPFVGGPRRYRAGRGSSVPLDLSALSG
- a CDS encoding U6 snRNA-associated Sm-like protein LSm8, with translation MSLHSYINKKVLILTVDGRTLLGTLLSTDQLTNLVLLDTIERIIRTPDDPEPSSQIEHGLYLIRGDNVVLCGEVDEAIDNDIDWSKVKGEVVKGTKNA